One genomic segment of Aquipluma nitroreducens includes these proteins:
- a CDS encoding Gfo/Idh/MocA family protein, producing MTERRDFIKKSVIGTAGIAIGGMGFSTKTYASIIGANERINVAVIGIRNRGKDHYRALAKIPNVNIVAICDIDKRLIPEAVAEIEKLTGRKPAVEAEYRKILENKDIDAVTIATPNHWHALQTIWACQAGKDVYVEKPVSHTLLESRKMVEAARKYNRVVQTGTQARSQTSTRNAIKFMNDGGLGKIYMARGLCLKPRGSIGHVKNSEIPNGVDWNTFLGPTPYRPFNENRFHYKWHWFWDTGCGDLGNQGIHQADVARWALGKSTHPVRIQGVGNYFIWDSDQETPNMQQLEFEYEDGSILQFEVRGLGTNSEAGIRVGDLIYGSKGWMSMESEDEGTGKVYHSNINIKPDGFSSYKEEEGPVFTNDIPDEAESVVNHFTNFIECVKSRKWQNLNAEIMEGHLSTSLCHLGNIATRLKRPLYFNPGAEKFINDAEADTYLTKIYRPPFLLPENV from the coding sequence ATGACAGAAAGAAGAGATTTTATCAAGAAAAGTGTAATTGGAACTGCTGGAATAGCTATTGGTGGCATGGGATTCAGCACAAAAACCTATGCGTCGATTATCGGTGCCAATGAACGAATTAATGTCGCCGTTATAGGTATCCGGAACCGGGGAAAAGACCATTATCGTGCCCTTGCGAAAATTCCCAATGTAAATATTGTGGCTATTTGCGACATTGATAAAAGACTTATCCCTGAAGCAGTAGCTGAAATTGAAAAACTTACAGGAAGGAAACCAGCCGTTGAAGCAGAATACCGAAAGATTCTTGAAAACAAAGATATCGATGCGGTTACGATAGCTACTCCAAATCACTGGCACGCACTGCAAACCATATGGGCCTGTCAGGCAGGAAAGGACGTATATGTTGAGAAACCAGTGTCTCACACCCTATTAGAAAGCCGGAAAATGGTAGAAGCAGCCCGAAAATACAATCGGGTGGTACAGACAGGAACACAGGCTCGGAGCCAAACTTCTACAAGGAATGCTATTAAATTTATGAATGACGGTGGATTAGGAAAAATATATATGGCCAGGGGCCTTTGCCTGAAACCTCGTGGAAGTATTGGCCATGTAAAAAACAGCGAGATACCCAATGGTGTGGACTGGAATACTTTTCTTGGACCTACTCCGTACCGTCCTTTTAACGAAAATAGGTTTCATTACAAGTGGCACTGGTTCTGGGATACCGGTTGCGGGGATCTGGGAAACCAGGGAATTCATCAGGCAGATGTTGCCCGATGGGCACTGGGAAAAAGTACACATCCAGTCAGAATCCAGGGTGTTGGGAATTATTTTATATGGGATTCTGATCAGGAAACCCCCAATATGCAGCAACTTGAATTTGAATATGAAGACGGATCGATTTTACAATTTGAAGTACGCGGGTTAGGTACAAATTCCGAAGCAGGAATTCGGGTGGGTGACCTTATTTACGGCTCTAAAGGTTGGATGAGCATGGAGAGTGAAGATGAAGGGACTGGAAAAGTTTACCACAGCAACATTAACATCAAACCCGATGGATTTTCGTCTTACAAAGAAGAAGAAGGCCCGGTTTTCACCAATGATATTCCGGATGAGGCTGAATCTGTGGTCAATCACTTTACTAATTTTATCGAATGCGTGAAATCCAGAAAATGGCAGAATTTGAATGCAGAAATCATGGAAGGGCATTTATCTACCTCGCTGTGTCATTTGGGAAATATTGCAACCCGGCTAAAGCGACCCCTTTATTTTAATCCGGGAGCCGAAAAATTTATAAACGACGCGGAAGCAGATACTTACCTGACTAAAATATATAGGCCTCCGTTTTTATTGCCGGAAAACGTTTAA
- a CDS encoding 3-keto-disaccharide hydrolase: protein MKNLIYIFAGIIVLMTSCNTPNDPWENLIKENLGNWQQINGPAHYEVKDGVIIGTAATSDPSDDSFLCTKANYGDFILEFDTWLDPQMNSGVNIRSESRPNYLDGQVYGYQFELDPSPRSWTGGIYDESRRLWLYTLDINPPAKKAYKNGEWNHCRIEAIGNSIRTWVNGIPCADLADDMTPTGFIGLQVHGIGNDSGKVGIQVKWKNLRIMTKNLEQYATPYLPVIPQSSYLKNTLSDRELKDGWKLLWDGKTTNGWRGAKLSAFPSTGWEIKDGTLTIHGSGGAEAASGGDIVTADKYKNFEVVVDFKYSPGANSGIKYFVDTNLNKGEGSSIGCEYQILDDKLHPDAHEGIGGNRTLAGLYDLIAPLPKRDNGTGQWNRATIVVNGNHVEHWLNGQKTVEYERGNDAWKALVATSKYKIWPNFGEATEGNILLQDHGWEVSFKNMKIKEL, encoded by the coding sequence ATGAAAAACCTGATTTATATATTTGCCGGAATTATCGTACTAATGACTTCATGTAATACTCCTAATGATCCTTGGGAAAATCTAATCAAGGAGAATCTTGGGAATTGGCAACAGATTAACGGTCCTGCACATTATGAAGTTAAAGATGGGGTAATTATCGGAACCGCAGCAACAAGCGATCCTTCCGACGATTCGTTTCTTTGTACGAAAGCTAATTATGGCGATTTTATCCTTGAGTTCGATACATGGCTTGACCCTCAGATGAACTCAGGGGTAAATATACGCAGTGAAAGCCGTCCAAATTATCTTGATGGCCAGGTTTACGGGTACCAGTTTGAACTTGATCCTTCTCCAAGATCATGGACTGGTGGCATTTACGATGAGTCAAGAAGGCTCTGGTTATATACACTCGATATTAATCCCCCTGCAAAAAAAGCGTATAAAAACGGCGAATGGAACCATTGCCGCATCGAAGCTATTGGAAATTCAATCCGGACTTGGGTCAATGGGATACCCTGTGCTGATCTTGCTGACGATATGACACCGACAGGGTTTATCGGGCTTCAGGTACACGGAATTGGAAACGATTCAGGTAAGGTTGGCATACAGGTTAAATGGAAAAATCTCAGGATTATGACCAAAAATCTGGAACAATATGCTACCCCTTATCTGCCTGTTATCCCTCAAAGCAGTTATCTGAAGAACACGCTGAGCGACCGGGAGCTTAAAGATGGCTGGAAATTGCTTTGGGATGGAAAAACCACCAATGGATGGCGCGGCGCAAAACTTTCGGCTTTCCCTTCAACCGGTTGGGAAATTAAGGATGGCACCCTGACTATCCATGGGTCAGGAGGAGCTGAGGCAGCATCAGGAGGCGATATCGTAACGGCTGATAAGTATAAGAATTTTGAGGTTGTCGTTGACTTTAAGTACTCTCCGGGAGCAAATAGCGGCATTAAATACTTCGTCGATACCAACCTAAACAAAGGGGAAGGCTCCTCAATTGGTTGCGAATATCAGATTCTTGATGACAAATTGCATCCGGATGCACACGAAGGAATTGGTGGAAACCGCACCCTGGCAGGTCTTTATGATCTTATAGCCCCGTTGCCCAAACGCGATAATGGTACCGGGCAATGGAACAGAGCTACTATCGTTGTTAACGGAAACCATGTTGAACACTGGCTCAACGGGCAGAAAACTGTTGAGTACGAAAGAGGAAACGATGCATGGAAGGCTCTTGTAGCAACAAGCAAATATAAAATCTGGCCAAATTTCGGGGAAGCAACTGAAGGGAATATCCTTCTTCAGGACCATGGATGGGAAGTCTCTTTCAAAAATATGAAAATAAAAGAATTGTAA